In Nocardioides luti, the DNA window GAAGATCGGTCATGAGTCGTTCTCTCGTCTCTCTCGCCTCTGTCGCATGAATGCGACGTACTCGGTGAGCTCTCGGCGCTCTTCGTCGTTGAGCTCCTCCAGCGCCCTCAGCGGCAGGCCGGCCAGCAGGCGTTCGTCGGCACCGCCCGCGCGCTGCGTCGGAGTCGGCGTGCGGTGGCCGGCGCGCTCGAGCAGGTCGCTGTAGTCCAGTCCGTAGATCTCGGCCAAGTGGTAGAGGACGTTGGGCGAGGGCGACTTGATCGCATTGTTCTCGATCTGGCTCAGGTAGCCGTTCGTCACGGCCCTGTTGGTCTTGGCTTCGACATCGCGCAGGGTCAGGTGCATCGCCCGGCGTGCGTCCTTGAGGTGGTCACCCAGCGCACGTCCGTCCGTGGGGGTGACTTGCGGTTCGCGGCGAGGAGTGGGCGTCATGCATCCATCCTACGCTTCGTAGAGCAAGCAAGGTAGTGGCAGGCAAGCATCCGTGCTATCGTGCTTGATGTAACAAGCAGCGCACTCAATAGAACGCACGTCGACTAGCCATGGAGGCTGACATGACCATCACCATCGAGCTCTACGACATGGGCTCCACTGACCCGCACATCTTCGAGGCCGAGGAGAGCAGCACCATCGCCGAGGCGGTGAAGCTGAAGTCGGCAGAGGTCCTCGTCCTGGTCGACGAGGGCGACGAGGTCGACGGCGACGTCGACTTGGTCGAGCTCGACCGTCGTACCACCGTCGGGGAGGCCTCGCGTGGCCACTCCCGGCTGACGCTGCTGCGCAACCCAGCCGCGAGGGTCACCGTGAACGTCCACTACGCGGGCGTGTCCAAGGCGCTGCAGGTACGTTCGACCACCCGCATCCGCCGCATCCGCAAGCTGGCGATCGCCGCCCTGGGCGTCGACCCGGAGCGGGCCACCGACACCGCACTGCGGCTGCCCGGCTCCGACGTTGATCTGACGCCCAAGAGCCCGATCGGGGCCTACCTGGGCAAGGGCCAGCGCCAGATCGATCTCGACTTGGTCCACAAGGACCGTCCGCAGGGTTGAGTGGCGCCGGCCGACGACCGGCCGCTGCCTCGATCGCACCACGACACCCAACAAGGAAGCCAGGTGAACACCGGTGAACACCGTGAGCATGACCCTCGAGGCCTCGGCGGCGCCGGCCGACTGGGACGTCATCTCGCCCGACGAGGTTCGGCTGCGCACCGACCTCGCCAGGGAGTGCTTCGCCGCAGGCGAGCGAGCGGGTAAGTGGCGCAACCCGATACTGGCCTGGCCGACGCTGACTGTCGAGGTCGCGGTCGGCGACGACGACTACGTCGCCCTCCGGCTTCAGCTCGACGACTACCCCACTCAGGCCCCCGGCGGCCGACTCTGGGATCTGCGGACCGGCGCACCCCTCCCAACCAACCGGTGGCCGCGCGGTGAATCCGCGGAACGAGTGTTCCGAACCGATTGGTCGCCCTCAAACTCCGACGCGCCCTACCTGCCCTGCGATCGGACGGGACTCGCGACCCACACTAACTGGGCCGCGGACTATCCGAGCCGCGCCTGGAACCCCTCACGGACCATCGCCTTCTACCTCGAGGAGATCTACGGCGAGCTCACAGAGGCACGCCTCCCGTATCCGGGGCAGGAGTCATGAAGGCCGCGACGTCCAGCGCCAGGCCGACCACGGCCAAACATCGACCGCTGGTCATGATGAAGCAGCACGACTTCCTGACGATGATGCGACAGCTCGAGCGCCACGGCGAGCATCGACGCGAGGCCGGCGCCTTCCTGCTTGCCTCCGCTGCGGCCGCGGCCGAGACGACGAGGGTCCACCGCGTCCTGAACGGCCTGTGGCACCGAATACCCACCCGTCTTGCCAGCGCGTCACGGCACGCGCACGTCGACGCCGTAACCGCCGTTGCCTACTACAAGGACCTCGACCCCGGGTGCCTGACCGGTGGCATCACCTTCCACGCCATCGGTTACACCCGGCTCAGCGAGTTGTGTCGCAGTCAGGGACTCAGGGTCGTCGCGGACATTCACCTGCACCCAGGCAACGGAACAAGACAGAGCACAACCGACGCGGACCACCCGATGGTTGCCTGCGCCGGCCACCTCGCCCTTATCGCGCCTCGTCTCGGCGCCTACGTGACAACCCCTGACGAACTGGGTGCACACGTCATGACCACGACGGGATGGGCGTCCTACTTCTCCGAGGACATCGAGAACGTCTTCCTGGTGCGCCGCACGCTTCGCGGTCTAGTCATGCAGATCGGCACTCAGGTTCACACGCTGCTACACACGAAGGGACGCCAATGATCACCGAGGCAGCTCAACCCGAGGCGTACGACGCCGACCACTTCAGCCGCACCACTTTGATCCTTGGGCGGCGGGCTGGCGACGCCGCCCGAGGCAAGGCTCAACACCGTAGCTTCCGAGTGCTCATCATCGCCGGGGCGGCCACCTGCAGCTCGCGGGCCGGCCAGGCCGCCGTGCTGACCGCCGTCGCAACCGCCGTGCGCGCTTTCAGCGAAGTTGCCGTGTCCCTTGACGCTCCGGGGCAGACGGTCTTGGGCGGCCCATACGCAGGGATGCGGCTCGGCGACACTGTCGCTTCGGAAGGCGCGAACCTGGTCGACAGCTCGAGCGGAACTCCACGGCACGTGATCGTCATCGGGAACACTCCCGCCGGGCTGCGGCCCGAGCGCCACTGGATCGCGGCAACCTGGTCGGGTTGGACCGCGAGCACCGGCCCGACCGCGCAGAAGCTGCAGGCAGCAGCGAGCATCAACCCCGCCGACGGCGACCCCGTAGGCGCCCGGTGCGGTGAGAACAACTGCGTGGCGGCTGTCGCCGCCGGGGCACTAGCAGTCGCAGAGACGTTCTTCGTCCTCATGCGCGAGGAAGAATCCGTGGGCGTTGCACGCCAGGTTTGCCTGAACCTATGGCTCGCGGGATCGGCTACAGAACGGGGCCCCGCGATGGCGTACGCGCCCTCACAGTGGTGGCTCCTCGGCCTAGGCCACCTGGGGCAGGGCTACGCGCACGTCATCTCTTGGCTCGACTACGCCAATCCGAGCTCAGTTCAAGTCGTCCTTCAGGACACTCAGCGAGCCGTCCAGGCCAACCACAGCACGGGCGTCCTCACGCCCGCCGATCCGCAGAACCAGCGCAAGACCCGCATCGTCGCTGCTGCCCTCGACCGGTGTGGTTTGGAGACCGTCATCGTCGAGCGACGGATGCACGCCCAGACCCCGGTCGGCGAGGAGGACATGCACGTCGCGCTAGTAGGCGTCGACAACCTCCCCACGCGACGACTCATTGACCAGATCGGATGGAAGACTGCAATCGACGTCGGCCTCGGGGCGGGTGTGCGGGACTTCGACGGCATGACGGTACGTCGACTCCCCGGCCAGCCCAGTGCCACCGTCCCGGCCTGGCAGGACGAGCCGAAGCCAAATAGGTCTGACACGGTCGACATGGATGCGCCAGGACTCGACGCATGTGGCATCGCCGAACTGAATGGCGTCGCCGTCGGCGCCAGCTTCGTCGGCGTCATCGCCGGCGCCGTGGCGGTAGCCGAAGCCACACGAGTGCTGCACGGCGGCGGGGCGTACTCCGTCATGTGCCGTGACCTTCGCGACGACGAGTCCGACGCTGCCCCCACCGCATCATATGAACCTCCTGTCGCCGCGCGCCTTCGATGACGCGGATCGCGCAACCAGACCACTAAGAGAGGAGGTGAAGAAGATGGCAAAGAGCACCAGCATGCCCAGCAAGGCATCGCTCTCCAAGGCGGGGAAGACGTTGGCCGCGAATGGATCGTCGAAATCGGCCAAGTCCAAGGCCGGCTCCACGCTCGGCAAGGGCTGAACCCAATTGTCGAGGGGCAGGGTGACCGCCCGGAACCATAGGCCCCCGCCCTTCGACCGGGGTTGCGAGGAGTCGCTGACTGGCAAGCAGAAGCCCAGCCGATGACGTCCGCCCGTGCATCTAGGCAGATGCGGCGTCTGCCAGAACCTCGTGCACCAGGTCGAGGTCATCGGCATCCACGTCGCCACCGGCCGAACGAATCCGTTCGAGCGACCAGCTTCGCCTGTCGACGAACCAGTGGTTGGAATGCTGTCTTATGTCGTCCTTCATCTGGGCCGGTCGCCCCTGGATCTGAGCTATGGCAGAGCGGCGGCAATCTCCGTCAAGGGTGAGCCGAACGATGTCGAGGAGGTCAGTCCCCTCCTTGTCGGTCGTTCGGTTCATGATCGCTTGAAGCTTCATCGCAACGAGAGGACCTGGCTCCGATACCAAGGTGACGACCTCGATGCTCTCGCCTTCCAGCGCGTAGGCGCTGATTCTCACGGACGTCGCGGTGTCGTACGCCCAAGCGTGCGACGTCGCGTGCAAGCGATCCCCTGGGTCGTCACTTGGGTGGTCGATCTCGGCCTGATTCACCTCAAGGACGTCCACCTTCACTTCGCCTGCCAGCGTCGGGAGCAGGACTGCAGAGGGATCGATATCGGAAGCGCCCTCCACTCGGCGTAAGACTTCTAGGTGTGTCTGGTCCTGGAGCCCGCGATCGACGACGTCGAGGTCGAGAGTTGCGCGATGGGCTGTCTGGAGTCGGCACATCACGGCCAGACCTCCAACCACTACCGGCGGTTCGCCCAAGGTCTCAATGACTGTCTTTGTCGCCTGCACGATCCGGAACATCGCGTCGCCAGCGAACTCCGCGCTGCTACCAGGCACGGTCCCAACCGTTCTTCGGGTTCCAGTCATCCAAGATCTCTCGACCGCGCCCCTTGTCCTGGGCAAGATCTAATGCAACGAAGAGTGGGTGGGCGACTGGCCACTCGTAGAAGTTCATTTGAACGTCGAGGCGCTCTCGACACACTGCCGGGACCGGCGCCACCCGGATGGAGCACTTCGCCGTTTCCCGCGATGACGCCGGCTCGAGCAGGCGCTTCGCTCTGCGGGCAACAGTCTCGTCAGGAACAAAGAAGTCCAGGGGAGCATCCGACCTCACCGCGATCGGCGCTCCCAGGATGGCGGCGGCAGCCGAGTCCGTCAGCGCCCATCCGGTGCTGGTCTCCACGTCGTCAAGACCCAACTTCAGTGGCCCGGTAATACCCAGGACGTTGCCCGGCGCCGGAGACTCCGCTAGGTAGGTCCTCTTGCTCGGCCACCGATCGGCCATGGCCCAGAATAGGCGCGCCCGATCAGGGCGGAGGCCTTCATCGATCAGCAGTTCTCGGCGTAGAGACGAAGCGATGTCAGACACCGTGCTGGGCGACCGGCCCAATTGCCGCGCGAGCTCACGAACAGCGAATGGTCGGTCTGGGTTCATCAGCAGCGCTGTCGCGACCTCGAGGCCCGCCTTTCCTGCGAGAGCTTCAGTTCGTTCGGTGGGCGACCAGTGGGGCCGAACCTCTGCGCTGATCACCACACGGTTGCCCACCCGCAGCGAAAGGTGCCCTCGAAGATCGAGGTAGCCCCACCCATGCTGAGTCAGAACTGTTCGAGCATCGGCAGTTACCCGATTGGCTACAACCATGAAGGCGATCTCCTGGCTGGCGCTTTTTAAGCTCTGTTCGGCGTCGTGAACCAACCGCTTGGCAGTCTCAGTCGTCACCAACG includes these proteins:
- a CDS encoding helix-turn-helix domain-containing protein, with the translated sequence MTPTPRREPQVTPTDGRALGDHLKDARRAMHLTLRDVEAKTNRAVTNGYLSQIENNAIKSPSPNVLYHLAEIYGLDYSDLLERAGHRTPTPTQRAGGADERLLAGLPLRALEELNDEERRELTEYVAFMRQRRERRENDS
- a CDS encoding transcriptional regulator; protein product: MEETFEFLKAAFEQVDLELVRINHYADDSAGDFVLDPWGLELLVEVKRSSLVTTETAKRLVHDAEQSLKSASQEIAFMVVANRVTADARTVLTQHGWGYLDLRGHLSLRVGNRVVISAEVRPHWSPTERTEALAGKAGLEVATALLMNPDRPFAVRELARQLGRSPSTVSDIASSLRRELLIDEGLRPDRARLFWAMADRWPSKRTYLAESPAPGNVLGITGPLKLGLDDVETSTGWALTDSAAAAILGAPIAVRSDAPLDFFVPDETVARRAKRLLEPASSRETAKCSIRVAPVPAVCRERLDVQMNFYEWPVAHPLFVALDLAQDKGRGREILDDWNPKNGWDRAW
- a CDS encoding nucleotidyl transferase AbiEii/AbiGii toxin family protein, giving the protein MPGSSAEFAGDAMFRIVQATKTVIETLGEPPVVVGGLAVMCRLQTAHRATLDLDVVDRGLQDQTHLEVLRRVEGASDIDPSAVLLPTLAGEVKVDVLEVNQAEIDHPSDDPGDRLHATSHAWAYDTATSVRISAYALEGESIEVVTLVSEPGPLVAMKLQAIMNRTTDKEGTDLLDIVRLTLDGDCRRSAIAQIQGRPAQMKDDIRQHSNHWFVDRRSWSLERIRSAGGDVDADDLDLVHEVLADAASA
- a CDS encoding DUF7665 family protein encodes the protein MTLEASAAPADWDVISPDEVRLRTDLARECFAAGERAGKWRNPILAWPTLTVEVAVGDDDYVALRLQLDDYPTQAPGGRLWDLRTGAPLPTNRWPRGESAERVFRTDWSPSNSDAPYLPCDRTGLATHTNWAADYPSRAWNPSRTIAFYLEEIYGELTEARLPYPGQES